A window of Candidatus Poribacteria bacterium genomic DNA:
TCGGACGTTTTACCTCTTAACATTCACAGGCACAATGGTCTAATTCTCTATAACATTAGGTTATTCGGTGTTAGACAGGATTTAGGCACATTCCGTTTAAAGAATTCCGAGCGGCGGCATTACAACGATTTCTTCTGTCACCATACCGGGCGGCTGCTGACAGATAGAGATAATCGTATCTGCGACATGTTCGGGTTTTAACATCTGGTCAAAGTCGGGGTGTTGCGGGACATCATCCCAAAATGGCGTATGCACCGAGCCGGGTAAGACAGCGGTAACCCGAACATTCTGCTGGCGAACCTCACTGGCTAAAACTTTTGTTAGTGCTAACGCCCCTGCCTTTGCGGCACAATAAGCAGCCGACGCTTCAAACGCTACCTTTGCTGCGATCGAAAGTACGTTGATAATCTGCCCACCACCTTGCGCCAACATGGACGGAAGCGCATACTTCGCGCAGAGGTAAATCGCCTTTAAATTAGAATTGAGGACGGTGTCCCAGTCGTCAGGAGCGAAATCGACAACCGGTCCAAAATGACCGATTCCGGCGTTGTTGACAAGGATATCCACGTGTTGGTAAACATCCAGTGTCCGTTGAATAAGTCGCTGCACAGCATCCGCGTCAGTGACATCCGTAGGAACAACAAGTATGGAATCGGGGTTAGAAACCCCTCCTCCGCTAAGCTCGCGTGCGACCTGTTCAAGTGTCTCGCGTGTTCGGGCAGCGAGTACAACTTTCGCGCCTGCTGCTGCGAAAGCGGAAGTGGTTGCTTTGCCTATTCCTTTTGATGCCCCGGTCACCACCACGACCTTTCCGTCAAGTCTCCCTATCTCTGTTGCATTAGGATGACTCGGAGAAACCATGTTCACCTCCACATTTCCGCTATGCGCTTGAATTTGTATGATGTTAGTGCTTACAACGACAAAAAAGTTAGGACTTGCGCATATCCGTTCTGTGTGCTGGCGTGGTTAGAAGTTTCGTCCCCTGTAAATAGACACCAACCAGAGATGCGGGTGCGTAAGTCCTGAGAAACTATATTAGGATATCTGGACGCACCTCAAAAACTCTGCCCGCGTTGAACTATCCTCGCGGAACGCCCCGCGCATGACATTCGTTGCCATTTTCGGTGCCTGCTTTTCAACACCGCGTGCCATCATACACAGGTGTTGCCCCTCCATCACGACCGCGACACCTCTCGGATCAAG
This region includes:
- a CDS encoding SDR family NAD(P)-dependent oxidoreductase; the encoded protein is MVSPSHPNATEIGRLDGKVVVVTGASKGIGKATTSAFAAAGAKVVLAARTRETLEQVARELSGGGVSNPDSILVVPTDVTDADAVQRLIQRTLDVYQHVDILVNNAGIGHFGPVVDFAPDDWDTVLNSNLKAIYLCAKYALPSMLAQGGGQIINVLSIAAKVAFEASAAYCAAKAGALALTKVLASEVRQQNVRVTAVLPGSVHTPFWDDVPQHPDFDQMLKPEHVADTIISICQQPPGMVTEEIVVMPPLGIL